A genomic window from Halobaculum sp. MBLA0147 includes:
- a CDS encoding antitoxin VapB family protein: protein MSKSIRLSDEAYGRLAAHKEDDETFSDVVLRLAGERSLLDLAGILDDEEADAVREAVAERRERRRGDLEATADRLENA from the coding sequence ATGTCGAAGAGTATCAGGCTCTCGGACGAGGCCTACGGACGTCTCGCCGCCCATAAAGAGGATGACGAGACGTTCTCGGATGTGGTTCTCCGGCTCGCCGGTGAGCGATCGTTGCTCGACCTTGCTGGGATTCTCGACGACGAGGAGGCGGACGCAGTCCGGGAGGCTGTTGCCGAGCGGCGCGAGCGGCGGCGTGGCGATCTCGAGGCGACGGCCGATCGACTGGAGAACGCGTAG
- a CDS encoding Cdc6/Cdc18 family protein, protein MITNASVLQEGFVPNDSIHRNREVNALSRSLDPLTRGRATDPVLLTGPSGVGKTTFARFAVDQLQATVPEVRAVHVNCWESHTRRAALFDALESLQLATDLHRTSTSHDELLDRLADVDAPVVLILDEVDQLDDASVVYDCYATAGVTTILITNDEGELLHGMDSRVRSRLQTADHIHFDAYTSRQLADILQARVDHGLVADAISEAQLLEISDAAAGDARVALSILRTAAQTAAYEERATITDGDIDDAIPRGNRLCAPRHSTRSENHNGSCSATSRRQARSPPASCTRSSPPHAQTRPPSGPSGRGSRNSPTTTSSSDRGTARRERTRQCRKRRTFRHRDTL, encoded by the coding sequence ATGATCACGAACGCGAGCGTCCTGCAGGAGGGGTTCGTCCCCAACGACTCCATCCACCGGAACCGCGAGGTGAACGCCCTCTCGCGCTCGCTGGACCCACTCACCCGCGGCCGCGCCACCGACCCGGTCCTCCTGACCGGCCCGTCGGGTGTGGGGAAGACGACCTTTGCGCGCTTCGCCGTTGACCAACTCCAAGCGACCGTCCCCGAGGTACGAGCGGTCCACGTCAACTGCTGGGAGAGTCACACACGTCGGGCCGCCCTGTTCGACGCCCTCGAGTCACTCCAACTGGCGACGGACCTCCACCGCACCTCGACGAGTCACGACGAACTCCTCGACCGCCTCGCCGACGTCGACGCGCCGGTGGTGCTCATCCTCGACGAGGTCGATCAGTTGGACGACGCGAGTGTCGTCTACGACTGCTACGCCACGGCGGGCGTGACCACGATCCTGATCACGAACGACGAAGGCGAACTGCTGCACGGGATGGACAGCCGCGTGCGGTCCCGGCTGCAAACGGCCGATCACATCCACTTCGACGCCTACACCTCCCGGCAACTCGCAGACATCCTCCAGGCACGTGTCGACCACGGGCTCGTCGCCGACGCGATCTCGGAAGCGCAACTCCTGGAGATCAGCGACGCCGCCGCTGGTGACGCCCGCGTCGCCCTCTCGATCCTCCGCACAGCCGCCCAGACGGCCGCGTACGAGGAGCGAGCCACGATCACCGACGGCGACATCGACGACGCCATCCCACGCGGAAACAGGCTGTGCGCGCCCAGACACTCGACACGCTCCGAGAACCACAACGGGAGTTGTTCCGCCACCTCCAGGAGGCAGGCGAGATCGCCCCCGGCGAGTTGTACGAGGAGTTCGCCGCCACACGCTCAGACCCGCCCACCAAGCGGACCGTCCGGTCGTGGCTCCAGAAACTCGCCCACTACAACCTCGTCGAGCGATCGGGGAACGGCCCGACGCGAACGTACGCGCCAGTGCAGGAAGCGACGCACGTTCCGTCACCGTGACACGCTGTAG
- a CDS encoding tubulin-like doman-containing protein: protein MTSLSAPDRVIGIGHGGIELVKTLFEQEWYLDAILAPRHGDRNEVTVQFIDTATAEANELTTWCSEREAAIAERQAELRAPGEGDLGDISFETTIVTENIPQTDAVDLCGPAVVEDVARDRGFDPDDWWIDQTDVSETLDFAQGVYRRRGLAKATLFKALTEDRDLISDVDMIMQGEVAICVGLGGGTGSGLALDVARLIQENAPSSDVTLFGVLPSEYEHEDDRVGANAFAALSELEYAQAHQDAGPLFRDVVITPIDATGYEGKGGDTFGTATSLAEFDEAFSSVFVSYYHNQEENAFDKTPSHGPFTVAVPQIARYTVGNIDDASAAVEEAIDALESECSALAALYETTAEFLSNCGASQRPAELTKQDRRSLRNRLEWIADFVDQELFDELEFTTATQFQRKLADARDEGGDDIVDVIQTLQYLTKTLASDQTEFVDETDRRLAEVLQQAVKTLQTRSEVLQRVADIENSRMAKRVRETLQLRDTDTDDVSLIRSTLQTNLDHTTETVRELETTVEDKETAYETAMREHEETVADRMDTWRVETQSARDTVLALDPTHARRQAVQLKDALVEFITDLDAVTDPTEATEVPTDELEAAARELATTLQQGAETWETEQPAWWGNIAGAADQLRQARCVFLKGQADPGMRSHLPWMTATEQELAQHHKRAEELATSLRRDGVFDVQVTDDTFSATVTVDPAVVETEARERVQAAVDQVLAVTGDLATMDQATERDLETQLLEGNLERVEERVAGCIDTSVDGPTGLKTDLADTKADLEAAIDKQERLQALDSYFDTVVSAGYLDTVANARATRQAAMDEIDETQYVGDGADEYTYIKRVHPEDPLQHVNTADSLAASSLLDETERQRFAREVEQLAKTSLESEYSGLRERRLTHDATRYRDLKVNVGLVSAALDRFEGADFGLQQMMTNAFGLQNSASDFGTLTADVGGPWDMGVAVFIDGVFLDNLRNATEYRESYQARARDGSSSIHLHHTLGLEQGWLVRRADMVNVRSSDLAVYFAADPLTTIREEYIEQCPVAATRQATTATAAANSADDSGQDAGKETDTSLATRSDDVEVTE from the coding sequence ATGACCTCGCTGTCAGCGCCGGACCGCGTCATTGGGATTGGCCACGGTGGTATCGAGCTTGTCAAGACGCTTTTCGAGCAGGAGTGGTACCTTGATGCCATCCTGGCGCCGCGTCATGGTGACCGGAACGAGGTGACGGTCCAGTTCATCGATACGGCGACTGCGGAGGCAAACGAGTTGACGACCTGGTGTAGCGAGCGGGAGGCGGCCATCGCCGAGCGGCAGGCCGAGTTGCGAGCGCCGGGGGAGGGCGATCTCGGTGACATCAGTTTCGAGACGACGATTGTCACCGAGAACATCCCGCAGACGGATGCGGTGGACCTGTGCGGGCCTGCCGTCGTTGAGGATGTTGCTCGGGACCGTGGGTTTGACCCAGATGATTGGTGGATTGACCAGACTGATGTCTCGGAGACGCTGGACTTCGCGCAGGGGGTCTACCGGCGGCGCGGGCTGGCGAAAGCGACGCTGTTCAAAGCGCTGACTGAGGACCGCGACCTCATCAGCGATGTGGATATGATTATGCAGGGCGAGGTGGCGATTTGTGTCGGGCTGGGTGGCGGCACCGGGTCTGGGCTCGCGCTCGATGTCGCGCGGCTGATTCAGGAGAATGCGCCGTCCTCGGATGTCACGCTGTTCGGCGTGTTGCCGAGTGAGTACGAGCATGAGGATGACCGCGTCGGGGCGAACGCCTTCGCTGCGCTCTCCGAGTTGGAGTACGCGCAGGCCCACCAGGATGCGGGACCGCTCTTCCGTGATGTCGTCATCACGCCGATCGACGCGACTGGCTACGAGGGGAAGGGCGGTGATACGTTTGGGACGGCCACGTCGCTCGCGGAGTTCGATGAGGCGTTCAGTTCCGTGTTCGTCTCCTACTATCACAACCAGGAGGAGAATGCGTTCGATAAGACGCCGTCGCACGGTCCGTTCACCGTCGCGGTGCCCCAGATTGCCCGGTATACGGTTGGCAATATTGACGATGCGTCGGCTGCTGTCGAGGAGGCGATCGACGCGCTTGAGTCGGAGTGTTCGGCGCTGGCTGCCCTGTATGAGACGACAGCGGAGTTCCTGAGCAATTGCGGGGCGAGTCAGCGCCCCGCCGAGCTGACGAAGCAGGACCGTCGGAGTCTCCGGAATCGGCTGGAGTGGATTGCTGACTTCGTCGACCAGGAGTTGTTCGACGAGTTGGAGTTCACGACGGCCACGCAGTTCCAGCGGAAGCTCGCCGATGCGCGTGACGAGGGTGGTGATGATATCGTGGACGTGATCCAGACGCTGCAGTACCTCACCAAGACGCTGGCGTCTGACCAGACTGAGTTCGTGGATGAAACGGACCGGCGGCTGGCGGAGGTCCTCCAGCAGGCTGTGAAGACGCTGCAGACGCGGTCGGAAGTGCTCCAGCGGGTGGCCGATATCGAGAACAGCCGGATGGCCAAGCGGGTTCGGGAGACGCTCCAGTTGCGCGATACCGACACTGACGATGTGTCGCTGATTCGCTCGACGCTCCAGACTAATCTCGACCACACGACGGAGACGGTCCGTGAGTTGGAAACCACGGTCGAGGACAAGGAGACGGCGTACGAGACGGCGATGCGTGAGCACGAGGAGACCGTCGCTGACCGGATGGACACGTGGCGCGTGGAGACGCAGAGCGCTCGTGACACGGTGCTGGCGCTTGACCCGACCCACGCTCGCCGGCAGGCGGTGCAGCTGAAGGACGCCCTGGTCGAGTTCATCACCGACCTCGATGCCGTGACGGACCCCACGGAGGCGACGGAGGTGCCGACTGACGAGTTGGAGGCGGCTGCCCGGGAGTTGGCGACGACTCTCCAGCAGGGAGCTGAGACCTGGGAGACTGAGCAGCCGGCTTGGTGGGGGAACATCGCGGGTGCTGCGGACCAGCTCCGGCAGGCCCGCTGTGTCTTCCTCAAAGGGCAGGCTGACCCTGGCATGCGGAGTCACCTGCCGTGGATGACGGCGACTGAGCAGGAGCTCGCTCAGCATCACAAGCGTGCTGAGGAGCTTGCGACGTCGCTCCGGCGCGATGGCGTGTTTGACGTGCAGGTCACGGACGACACGTTCAGTGCGACGGTCACTGTGGACCCGGCTGTGGTCGAGACCGAGGCTCGCGAGCGGGTGCAGGCCGCGGTCGACCAGGTGCTGGCGGTGACGGGTGACCTTGCGACGATGGACCAGGCGACTGAGCGCGACCTGGAGACGCAGTTGCTGGAGGGTAACCTGGAGCGTGTTGAAGAGCGGGTGGCTGGCTGCATCGACACGAGTGTCGATGGTCCGACGGGTCTCAAGACGGACCTCGCTGACACGAAAGCGGACCTGGAGGCGGCTATCGATAAGCAGGAGCGTCTGCAGGCGTTGGACTCGTACTTCGATACGGTCGTGTCTGCTGGCTACCTCGATACGGTCGCGAACGCGCGGGCGACCCGTCAGGCGGCGATGGATGAGATTGACGAGACGCAGTATGTTGGCGACGGTGCGGACGAGTACACGTACATCAAGCGGGTTCACCCGGAGGACCCGCTGCAGCACGTGAACACGGCCGACTCGTTGGCGGCGTCGAGCCTCCTTGACGAGACCGAGCGGCAGCGCTTTGCTCGGGAGGTCGAGCAGTTGGCCAAGACGTCGCTGGAGTCGGAGTACAGCGGCCTCCGGGAGCGTCGGTTGACGCATGATGCGACGCGGTACCGCGATCTCAAGGTGAATGTCGGCCTCGTCAGCGCGGCGCTCGACCGGTTTGAGGGCGCGGACTTCGGGCTCCAGCAGATGATGACGAACGCCTTCGGCCTGCAAAACTCGGCGTCCGATTTCGGGACGCTGACTGCCGATGTCGGTGGGCCGTGGGATATGGGCGTTGCCGTCTTCATCGATGGGGTGTTCCTCGACAACCTGCGGAACGCCACCGAGTATAGGGAGTCGTACCAGGCGCGTGCCCGCGACGGGTCGAGCAGCATTCACCTGCACCACACCCTGGGGCTCGAGCAGGGCTGGCTCGTCCGGCGTGCGGACATGGTCAACGTCCGGAGTAGTGACCTCGCGGTCTACTTCGCGGCCGACCCGTTGACGACGATTCGCGAGGAGTACATTGAGCAGTGTCCCGTCGCTGCCACGCGGCAGGCGACCACCGCCACCGCCGCCGCGAACAGTGCTGATGACAGCGGGCAGGATGCCGGCAAGGAGACGGATACCAGTTTGGCCACGAGGTCTGATGACGTGGAGGTGACCGAGTAG
- a CDS encoding type II toxin-antitoxin system VapC family toxin, translated as MLLDTPFLIDLMNGDADAVTKAQELEANLIQQRLSAMTLFELYYGVARATDSEAERSTVEEVLASKPVHPADTAVMRKAGRLAGELQNDGTPVDDGDVIIAATAAVIDEPVLTRNVDDFDRLDVEVETY; from the coding sequence GTGCTGCTCGACACTCCGTTCCTGATCGACCTAATGAACGGTGACGCGGATGCTGTCACGAAGGCGCAGGAACTCGAGGCGAACCTCATCCAACAACGCCTCTCGGCGATGACGCTGTTCGAGTTGTACTACGGCGTCGCCCGGGCGACGGACTCCGAGGCCGAGCGCTCGACCGTCGAGGAGGTACTCGCCTCGAAGCCGGTGCACCCAGCCGACACGGCCGTGATGCGGAAGGCCGGCCGACTCGCCGGGGAGTTACAGAACGACGGGACGCCAGTCGATGACGGCGACGTGATCATCGCCGCGACGGCGGCCGTCATCGACGAGCCCGTGCTCACTCGGAACGTCGACGACTTCGACCGACTCGATGTCGAGGTCGAGACGTACTGA
- a CDS encoding GAF domain-containing protein, with protein sequence MSSREQQVQILYEISLAIGRGGSVEAVAREALSAYVRKLNCSAGAVFELTDDAVSGQVLNRITAIPSQPGVNEAFQTANQRLSDLVVNGQIDDALPVRSSIDVGATAHIMKLPQFGVLLLVNSSGEIPADVLAALGELNKKLADACQAERVESALRTQKTRFETLLETIPEPMVSVAQQQGQQVVRTINTAFERVFGCNEADVIGQPLDELLVDPNGGTPDVSWTTSGGPEKRDVERQTVDGPRIFSLRSASVSPQTDGTERFGLYVDVTEQRKREKTLEQLYQAAGDILTTTDRTAVCNRAVQVATDILDFSTVGIHLYDRDREGLAPVATTGTDNVLSDKPPVYTDRETVVWEVYESGETSVINDIADVDYRLPDPDTPVESALVLPLGDEGVMIASSQVPNAFDGSDRQFGNLLARMVHIALNRERREQSYALIQEAAREMITAEDATGVANRLVERTAMTISGPFVGVWRHDPGGEGLVPIAWTDESAEALGQIPTFGPDESIAWEVFQDGTPRRVRDVQAETGGVDPDGLIESELLIPIDDYGLLAVGSKHPRDFTQTEFEFVRTLGATAESALRIINQQQELDMLDEVLARVLRHNVRNELNVIRGRASLIQEAGSSELSSHADEIVSAADRIISTADHASEIREVVNQRREKATLQLDRIVSRVVSSLTETHPGADISLGDIPPVEVSVHPQFELAIRHAIENGVQHQSGSRPHVEIDARHSAGHLTIEVRDDGPGIPESELEPLVAGEETQVVHGSGAGLWIIDRVVDYSNGVVDFDMSDSGTTVRITLGRAAISGKTLESPT encoded by the coding sequence ATGAGTTCCAGAGAACAGCAGGTGCAGATCCTGTATGAGATCTCCCTTGCAATCGGCCGTGGTGGCAGCGTTGAGGCAGTCGCAAGAGAGGCTTTATCAGCTTATGTTCGAAAACTGAATTGTTCGGCTGGGGCAGTATTCGAACTGACAGACGATGCAGTCAGCGGGCAGGTGCTCAACCGTATCACTGCGATTCCTTCGCAGCCTGGAGTCAACGAGGCGTTTCAGACCGCTAATCAGCGACTCTCCGACCTCGTTGTGAACGGACAGATAGACGACGCCCTACCCGTCAGGTCCTCAATCGATGTGGGGGCCACTGCTCATATCATGAAGCTCCCTCAGTTTGGCGTTCTCCTGTTGGTCAACTCCAGCGGTGAGATTCCAGCAGATGTATTGGCTGCTCTTGGAGAGCTTAATAAGAAGTTGGCCGACGCCTGTCAGGCTGAGCGTGTTGAGTCCGCACTCCGGACGCAAAAAACTAGATTTGAGACGCTTCTTGAGACGATTCCAGAGCCAATGGTCAGCGTCGCACAGCAACAAGGCCAACAAGTCGTTCGAACAATTAATACAGCGTTCGAACGGGTATTCGGCTGTAATGAGGCTGACGTGATAGGTCAGCCATTAGATGAACTACTGGTCGACCCGAATGGTGGTACCCCGGACGTGTCATGGACGACTAGTGGCGGTCCAGAGAAGCGCGATGTCGAACGGCAAACCGTTGATGGTCCTCGAATATTCTCTCTCCGGTCTGCGTCTGTCTCACCACAGACAGATGGGACCGAGCGATTCGGTCTGTACGTTGACGTGACTGAACAGCGGAAGCGCGAAAAGACGCTAGAACAATTATATCAAGCCGCTGGTGATATTCTTACTACTACCGACCGGACAGCGGTCTGCAACCGAGCTGTCCAAGTTGCAACCGATATACTCGACTTTTCTACAGTTGGGATCCACCTCTATGATCGAGATCGTGAGGGGTTGGCTCCAGTAGCCACAACAGGTACCGATAATGTCCTCAGCGACAAGCCACCGGTCTATACAGATCGGGAAACAGTCGTCTGGGAAGTTTACGAGTCGGGAGAGACATCAGTGATTAATGATATAGCAGATGTTGATTATCGTCTGCCAGACCCCGATACACCAGTAGAGAGCGCACTCGTGTTACCGCTCGGCGATGAGGGAGTGATGATTGCTTCGTCACAGGTACCAAATGCATTTGACGGATCTGATCGTCAATTCGGGAATCTTCTCGCCCGAATGGTTCACATCGCTCTTAACAGAGAACGGCGTGAACAGTCGTACGCCCTGATTCAAGAAGCTGCCAGAGAGATGATCACAGCCGAAGACGCGACAGGTGTCGCTAATCGGCTCGTTGAACGTACTGCGATGACAATCAGTGGTCCCTTCGTCGGGGTCTGGCGACACGATCCAGGAGGAGAAGGCCTTGTCCCCATCGCATGGACAGACGAGTCGGCAGAGGCCCTTGGCCAAATTCCGACGTTCGGCCCGGATGAAAGCATCGCGTGGGAAGTGTTTCAAGATGGGACGCCACGGCGTGTTCGTGATGTGCAAGCAGAGACAGGGGGAGTAGACCCTGATGGGCTGATTGAATCCGAATTACTGATTCCCATTGACGATTATGGACTGTTAGCGGTTGGGTCGAAACATCCCCGTGACTTCACACAGACCGAGTTTGAGTTCGTTCGAACACTCGGAGCAACGGCGGAGTCGGCACTCCGGATCATCAATCAGCAGCAGGAACTGGATATGCTCGACGAGGTTCTTGCGCGTGTGCTACGTCACAACGTCCGTAACGAACTCAACGTGATCCGAGGGCGTGCGTCACTAATACAGGAGGCAGGGTCATCAGAGTTGAGCAGCCACGCGGATGAGATCGTATCAGCGGCCGACCGGATTATCTCGACAGCAGACCATGCGAGTGAAATTCGCGAAGTTGTGAACCAGCGTCGGGAGAAGGCAACGCTTCAATTGGACAGAATTGTCAGCAGGGTTGTCTCGAGTCTTACCGAGACACACCCGGGTGCAGACATTAGCCTCGGTGATATCCCACCAGTTGAGGTCTCCGTCCACCCACAGTTCGAGTTGGCTATCAGGCACGCCATTGAGAACGGAGTCCAGCATCAGAGTGGTTCCAGGCCACATGTCGAGATCGACGCAAGACACTCTGCTGGTCATCTCACCATCGAAGTGCGTGATGACGGGCCAGGGATTCCCGAGTCCGAGCTCGAACCGCTCGTCGCAGGCGAAGAAACGCAGGTCGTCCATGGAAGCGGAGCAGGCCTGTGGATTATTGACCGGGTAGTGGACTATTCGAACGGCGTTGTTGATTTCGATATGTCTGATAGTGGGACAACTGTCCGCATCACGCTCGGTCGAGCGGCGATTTCAGGTAAGACACTCGAGAGTCCGACGTAG
- a CDS encoding DUF5821 family protein yields the protein MADHIDAETGEDLLAELFADVDGTAILVAPPASLLATLGQVDTDALPATLDVLAREDALKTARSDFLVASNLADHIEADRLELRALTGTNETTLLASENTLSTVVDTEGLRPIAVPATDDTVIADVYTAYRERFDEAESFDLRTPGRARALDQLASDVGAGVRDDFEAVLGTLDEVSDDTIDAVTLSLLIAARNEALLYDISKWGEDTGVASKATFSRTKTNIEDLGLVTTEKVPIDVGRPRLRLLLADDDLAAADLDAFATVAQQKL from the coding sequence ATGGCAGATCACATCGACGCAGAGACGGGGGAAGACCTCCTTGCAGAACTGTTCGCCGACGTTGACGGGACTGCGATTCTCGTCGCCCCGCCAGCATCGCTGTTGGCAACGCTCGGACAGGTAGACACAGACGCACTTCCAGCGACGCTGGATGTCCTCGCCCGAGAGGACGCACTGAAGACTGCCCGCAGCGACTTCCTTGTCGCTTCGAATCTCGCAGACCACATCGAAGCCGACCGCCTGGAACTGCGTGCGCTCACAGGGACGAACGAGACGACACTCCTTGCGAGCGAGAATACGCTCTCGACTGTGGTCGACACCGAGGGCCTTCGACCGATCGCAGTTCCCGCAACCGACGATACCGTCATCGCCGACGTGTACACGGCCTACCGTGAGCGGTTCGACGAAGCCGAGTCGTTCGACCTCCGTACACCAGGCCGGGCGCGGGCGCTGGACCAGCTTGCCTCCGATGTCGGCGCTGGTGTCCGTGATGATTTCGAGGCCGTGCTCGGGACCCTAGACGAGGTGAGCGACGACACGATCGACGCCGTGACGCTCTCGTTGCTCATCGCCGCGCGCAACGAGGCACTGTTGTACGACATCTCGAAGTGGGGCGAGGACACAGGTGTCGCCTCGAAGGCGACCTTCTCTCGTACGAAGACGAACATCGAGGATCTCGGTCTGGTCACCACGGAGAAGGTCCCAATCGACGTGGGGCGGCCGCGACTGCGCCTTCTCCTCGCCGACGACGACCTCGCCGCGGCCGACCTGGACGCGTTCGCGACCGTCGCACAGCAGAAACTGTAG
- a CDS encoding FIST signal transduction protein, producing the protein MITRLTALRADELCDAATEVAATEGVEGLLVFVTDGGAAVVQDSLSTFRDFSVPVFGGVFPTLVHDGQTVEDGALVFGLPTRPTVTEVTDLSDPTADLSAQLDPSLLDTENQTAFVFVDSYADRIGDMIRSLFDTYGVEFNFIGGGTGTLSDEEHPSLFTESGLHTDAAVIATVPLSSSIGVNHGWKDIDGPFRVTEADGTTMKSLDGEPAFQVYKRVLTSEADVDIDRANFFETAKAYPFGLSRMGTEPIVRDPYTVNNDGSMECFGEIPTGEYVHILHGDSQELVDAAGAAATTAIDGPTDSTAGDNTDTSSSEEEALLTFDCISRVLYLNDDFERELEAIGANGHRLHGALSIGEVANDGHGHLEYFNKTTVVASLSNE; encoded by the coding sequence ATGATTACACGATTAACAGCCCTCCGCGCAGACGAACTCTGTGACGCTGCGACGGAAGTGGCAGCAACTGAGGGAGTTGAGGGGCTCCTTGTGTTTGTCACAGACGGCGGTGCAGCGGTTGTTCAGGACAGTCTTTCCACCTTCCGTGATTTCTCCGTGCCGGTCTTTGGCGGCGTGTTTCCAACGCTAGTCCATGATGGACAGACCGTAGAGGATGGGGCACTGGTGTTCGGGCTTCCAACACGCCCTACTGTGACAGAGGTGACAGACCTGAGCGACCCGACGGCAGACCTGAGCGCACAACTGGACCCGTCACTACTTGATACAGAAAATCAAACGGCGTTCGTCTTTGTTGACTCGTATGCTGACCGGATTGGTGATATGATCAGATCACTGTTCGATACATACGGTGTTGAATTCAATTTCATCGGTGGTGGCACAGGGACGCTCAGCGATGAGGAACATCCGAGTCTGTTCACTGAGTCTGGTCTCCATACAGATGCTGCCGTGATTGCGACCGTTCCGTTATCAAGTTCTATTGGCGTCAATCATGGGTGGAAAGATATTGACGGACCGTTTCGGGTCACAGAGGCAGACGGGACAACAATGAAATCGCTGGACGGTGAGCCAGCGTTTCAGGTGTACAAACGTGTTCTTACATCAGAGGCTGATGTGGATATTGACCGAGCAAACTTCTTTGAGACCGCAAAGGCGTATCCGTTCGGTCTCAGTCGAATGGGGACCGAACCCATCGTTAGAGATCCATATACAGTGAATAATGATGGATCGATGGAATGTTTTGGCGAGATTCCAACAGGTGAATACGTTCATATTCTTCATGGCGACTCACAAGAGTTAGTCGACGCAGCTGGGGCGGCTGCGACAACTGCAATTGACGGACCAACAGACTCCACTGCTGGTGATAACACCGACACATCTTCCAGCGAGGAGGAAGCGTTGCTTACGTTTGATTGTATTTCGCGTGTACTATACCTCAACGACGATTTCGAGCGTGAACTAGAGGCTATTGGGGCCAATGGCCACCGTCTCCATGGAGCACTCTCAATTGGTGAGGTTGCAAACGACGGTCACGGGCATCTTGAGTATTTCAACAAAACTACAGTTGTTGCATCGCTGTCTAACGAATGA